The Megalobrama amblycephala isolate DHTTF-2021 linkage group LG20, ASM1881202v1, whole genome shotgun sequence genome includes a window with the following:
- the cdca9 gene encoding borealin-2: MPPRRTRKVSQDSEGQPDYDQKIRLTKRKELFIQQFEKEAQARINEMETNLNKLLATVDRVFKIELMKMPQSLHTTLIKDLMNDDDTSVGEVTMALTNTSPEIQKPLSRKPSKKGLNTTAGQQRSSSQNKTTSVEGTKKPAKKTLHSSNSTGSLRCASTISAKRTQGRVVKLSDQAFGLGPKFRQASRSVGDEMMMATATIVTSHGETLLLSEDNKDDISVELLDDAAVDQMRKIKDLMDYLCNKKVGLNNTR; encoded by the exons atGCCTCCCCGAAGAACTAGAAAAGTCAGTCAGGATTCTGAAGGTCAGCCTGATTATGACCAGAAAATTAGACTCACCAAGAGAAAGGAGCTGTTCATACAACAGTTTGAGAAGGAAG CTCAGGCCCGGATAAATGAAATGGAGACCAATCTGAACAAATTACTGGCAACTGTGGACCGAGTTTTCAAAATAGAGCTGATGAAAATGCCGCAATCGCTTCACACCACGCTGATAAAAGACCTAATGAATG ATGATGACACGTCTGTGGGCGAGGTCACTATGGCACTAACG AATACGTCTCCAGAAATTCAGAAACCCCTGTCTCGAAAACCAAGCAAAAAAG GTTTAAATACTACAGCAGGGCAACAGAGGTCATCGAGTCAAAACAAGACCACTTCAGTGGAAGGTACAAAG AAACCTGCAAAGAAGACCCTGCACAGCAGTAACAGCACTGGAAGTCTGAG GTGTGCCTCAACTATCAGTGCAAAAAGAACCCAAGGACGGGTTGTCAAACTCAGTGACCAAGCATTTGGTTTAGGACCTAAATTTAG ACAAGCTAGTCGCTCTGTTGGAGATGAAATGATGATGGCTACGGCCACGATAGTAACTTCCCATGGAGAa ACACTGCTACTATCTGAGGACAATAAAGATGACATCAGCGTTGAATTGCTCGATGATGCGGCTGTAGATCAGATGCGAAAGATCAAG GACCTAATGGACTATCTGTGTAACAAAAAAGTGGGGCTCAATAACACACGCTGA